A single window of Pseudarthrobacter defluvii DNA harbors:
- a CDS encoding maleylpyruvate isomerase family mycothiol-dependent enzyme, giving the protein MTSPSPADLLAGIHQAAVAVASDVSKLTDEDVKAPSALPGWTRGHILAHLTGISNAMARQLEYAARGETIELYDGGMEGRNKAIDMAAGHDAATHREDLSAGLKRALHAFDALPGVKDSSANQTGWWAPISFRRGVVLDGGLALWRELVIHNADLLTGRGPETWSRPFCEHLFDFLAARVPQEEKVLLQPLGLTPVSIGSGTRSTVVSGMITDIAAWLAGRQPSLDSLRATAAGDGADLPGLLPWPSAMPDPK; this is encoded by the coding sequence ATGACCTCTCCTTCCCCTGCAGACCTGCTCGCCGGAATCCATCAAGCCGCCGTCGCCGTCGCCTCCGATGTCTCCAAGCTCACCGACGAGGACGTGAAGGCTCCGTCAGCCCTGCCCGGCTGGACGCGGGGGCACATTCTGGCCCACCTGACGGGCATCTCCAATGCCATGGCGCGCCAACTTGAGTACGCCGCGCGGGGAGAGACCATTGAGCTGTACGACGGCGGCATGGAGGGCCGGAACAAGGCCATCGACATGGCTGCCGGCCACGATGCCGCCACTCACCGGGAAGACCTGTCCGCCGGCCTCAAGCGTGCACTGCACGCGTTCGATGCGTTGCCCGGCGTCAAGGATTCGTCCGCGAACCAGACCGGCTGGTGGGCGCCCATTTCCTTCAGGCGGGGAGTGGTCCTGGACGGCGGACTGGCGCTGTGGCGCGAGCTGGTCATCCATAATGCCGACCTGCTGACGGGCCGGGGACCGGAGACCTGGAGCCGTCCGTTCTGTGAGCACCTGTTCGACTTCCTGGCCGCCCGCGTGCCCCAAGAGGAGAAAGTGTTGCTGCAGCCGCTTGGCCTGACTCCGGTGAGTATCGGCAGCGGCACCCGCTCTACCGTAGTCAGCGGCATGATCACCGACATCGCGGCCTGGCTCGCCGGGCGGCAGCCGTCGCTGGACAGCCTCCGGGCCACCGCTGCCGGGGACGGCGCAGACCTTCCCGGCCTGCTGCCCTGGCCCTCGGCGATGCCGGACCCCAAGTAG
- a CDS encoding pyridoxine/pyridoxamine 5'-phosphate oxidase, with translation MSETFRKFLRTLPDFPSDLPGFDPENAPQDPALLFKQWLDEALDAGEQQPHAFSLATVGEATDGGTQPSSRMLILKNIGDDGWHFATSRTSRKGRELEKSPRAAMNFYWAGLGRQVRVAGTVTELSAEASAVDWHERPRADGSDNPGWQLYAVQPVEIEFWQASNDGRHVRHRVGPDGSPLDEPLG, from the coding sequence ATGAGCGAAACCTTCCGCAAGTTCCTTCGCACCCTGCCCGACTTTCCGTCAGACCTGCCTGGCTTCGACCCGGAGAACGCACCGCAGGACCCGGCATTGCTCTTCAAGCAGTGGCTGGACGAGGCGCTGGACGCGGGGGAGCAGCAGCCGCACGCCTTCAGCCTGGCCACAGTTGGGGAGGCCACCGACGGCGGCACGCAGCCGTCCTCCCGGATGCTGATCCTGAAAAACATTGGCGACGACGGCTGGCACTTCGCCACGTCCCGCACCTCCCGCAAGGGCCGGGAGCTGGAAAAGTCACCAAGGGCAGCGATGAATTTCTACTGGGCAGGCCTGGGCCGGCAGGTCCGGGTGGCAGGTACCGTCACCGAGCTCTCCGCCGAGGCGTCCGCCGTCGACTGGCACGAGCGGCCGCGGGCAGACGGCAGCGACAATCCGGGGTGGCAGCTCTACGCCGTTCAGCCGGTTGAGATCGAGTTCTGGCAGGCCAGCAATGACGGCCGGCATGTGCGCCACCGGGTTGGGCCTGACGGAAGCCCCTTGGACGAACCGCTCGGCTAG